In one Mucilaginibacter sp. PAMB04168 genomic region, the following are encoded:
- a CDS encoding DUF4199 domain-containing protein: MENLNQAVRKEGAIRGVLFGILMLVVDILKLYYLAHASTSPILTFVVLYPVYYIILFGAALLFISGLRNKIGRYWNLKQAITGIFIMLIFTTLIWNNGIALFSGKINPELAEKAHVSFVASRKAAMQSSHTPAKRIEQEVVSMNQTFAAGSKVTVQSFFRSLFVSVILVFAVSAVLGVLFKRERPAQPQA; encoded by the coding sequence ATGGAAAACTTAAATCAGGCTGTAAGAAAAGAGGGCGCGATAAGGGGCGTATTATTTGGGATACTTATGCTGGTAGTAGATATACTAAAACTCTACTATCTGGCTCATGCATCCACGTCGCCTATCCTGACCTTTGTTGTTCTATATCCGGTTTATTATATAATACTTTTTGGCGCAGCGCTGCTCTTTATAAGCGGACTCAGAAACAAAATAGGCCGGTACTGGAACCTTAAGCAGGCCATTACCGGCATATTTATTATGCTCATTTTTACCACCCTGATCTGGAACAACGGCATCGCCTTGTTTTCGGGAAAGATAAATCCTGAGCTGGCTGAAAAAGCGCACGTATCATTTGTCGCATCACGTAAAGCGGCTATGCAATCAAGCCACACACCAGCCAAAAGAATTGAACAGGAAGTTGTTAGTATGAATCAAACCTTCGCCGCGGGTAGTAAGGTAACGGTTCAGAGCTTTTTCAGATCGCTTTTTGTTTCGGTTATATTAGTTTTTGCAGTATCGGCCGTGTTGGGCGTTCTATTTAAGCGCGAGCGGCCGGCACAGCCGCAAGCTTAA
- a CDS encoding tetratricopeptide repeat-containing sensor histidine kinase — translation MLVTGLLSLFLSLFMITARAQDSVRRHPRIIARVDSLNNKAVPLIRQDAGRAFTLLTQAELLATEYNYLKGLAIAYLYQAEVLSQRGYSKRALELYYRSMQLSRRNHDIYNVARAEQHISSIKRKSGGLKEAEKLLYGTLKTFTDLNMPIDVVNIQLRLGLLKADQKRYDEARRFLDKAYLLSRRSKYRYGEKKSYYNRALLLQTLKKPDSAIYYLHKALHLDTLAGDTYGKALSYIELSKIYIGKKEFDKAMPFARLAHSKADSTAALALVKTSVQLLLTVSKAWRDKDAIIQWQDELIYVDNTINERERKESSDFIDALRMQEQQQVRLQQNIEKAQKRSEQQKSVILLYTGFLIVFVIVVFALGYNYKKAKKYTTQLNAKNNEIQWNLALLDKLNTEITKQNKKLEDDNALKNKLLSIISHDLRKPLATTQSLVHLVNEGLLSQEETKDLFGQLEAQYTRVMALTDNLLFWIRAQLRGVPLEKVEVNLHQIADNIIEEQKIPISDKNINVDNILPAQLNWLTEAESLRIVFRNLLNNAIKFTPAGGRIEISAETTANETSFTVKDTGIGMSTDVLERINSENYYSTKGTQNEEGSGFGLMVIRDLIKKLDGKLQIKSMPGKGSAFTITFQASSTLIPSNGFVS, via the coding sequence ATGCTTGTTACAGGCCTGCTATCATTATTTTTGAGCTTGTTTATGATAACAGCGCGGGCGCAGGATTCTGTGCGCCGTCACCCGCGCATTATTGCTCGTGTTGATTCTTTAAACAACAAAGCTGTTCCACTGATTAGGCAAGATGCGGGCAGGGCGTTCACCTTGCTTACACAGGCCGAGCTGCTGGCTACCGAGTATAATTATTTAAAAGGCCTGGCCATAGCTTACCTTTATCAGGCCGAGGTATTAAGTCAGCGCGGCTATTCTAAAAGAGCTCTTGAGCTGTATTATCGCTCTATGCAGCTAAGTCGACGCAATCACGATATATACAATGTTGCCCGGGCCGAGCAGCATATCAGCTCCATAAAACGTAAAAGCGGCGGATTAAAAGAAGCTGAAAAACTACTATACGGAACGTTGAAAACGTTTACCGATTTAAATATGCCAATTGATGTAGTGAATATACAACTGCGGCTTGGCTTACTTAAGGCAGACCAGAAACGGTATGATGAGGCACGTCGTTTTCTTGACAAAGCTTATCTTTTGAGTCGCCGTTCAAAATATAGATATGGTGAAAAAAAGAGCTATTATAACCGTGCCTTGCTTTTGCAAACCCTGAAAAAGCCCGATTCGGCCATATACTATTTACATAAGGCTTTACATCTGGATACTTTAGCCGGTGATACTTACGGCAAAGCATTGTCATATATTGAGCTAAGTAAAATTTATATTGGCAAAAAGGAATTTGATAAAGCTATGCCTTTTGCCAGGCTTGCTCATAGCAAAGCCGATAGTACTGCTGCCCTGGCATTGGTGAAAACATCGGTACAGTTGCTGTTAACTGTCAGCAAAGCCTGGCGCGATAAGGATGCTATTATTCAATGGCAGGATGAGCTTATTTATGTAGATAATACAATTAACGAAAGGGAACGCAAGGAATCAAGCGATTTTATTGATGCGTTGCGGATGCAGGAGCAGCAGCAAGTTAGGTTACAGCAAAATATTGAAAAGGCACAAAAGAGATCGGAACAGCAAAAGAGCGTAATATTATTATACACCGGTTTCCTAATTGTTTTTGTGATAGTGGTGTTCGCTTTGGGTTACAACTACAAAAAGGCAAAGAAATATACCACTCAACTTAATGCAAAAAACAATGAGATTCAATGGAACCTGGCTTTGCTGGATAAACTGAACACCGAGATTACCAAGCAAAACAAAAAGCTGGAAGATGATAATGCCCTGAAAAATAAATTGCTGTCTATCATCTCGCATGATTTGCGGAAACCATTGGCCACAACGCAAAGCTTGGTTCACTTGGTTAATGAAGGCTTACTGTCTCAGGAGGAAACAAAAGACCTATTTGGCCAGTTGGAAGCACAATACACTCGTGTAATGGCTTTGACCGATAATTTGTTGTTTTGGATAAGAGCGCAATTGCGTGGTGTTCCACTCGAGAAAGTTGAAGTTAATTTGCACCAGATAGCCGATAACATTATCGAGGAGCAGAAAATACCCATTAGCGACAAAAATATTAACGTAGATAACATTTTACCGGCTCAGCTAAATTGGCTCACCGAGGCTGAAAGTCTGCGTATTGTTTTTAGAAACCTGCTCAACAACGCTATAAAATTTACACCAGCTGGCGGCCGTATCGAAATAAGTGCCGAAACTACCGCCAATGAAACCAGTTTTACCGTAAAAGATACTGGCATAGGCATGAGTACCGACGTTTTGGAGCGTATTAACAGTGAAAATTATTACTCAACTAAAGGTACCCAGAACGAAGAGGGTAGTGGTTTTGGCTTAATGGTGATTCGTGATCTGATTAAAAAGCTGGATGGAAAGCTGCAAATCAAAAGTATGCCCGGTAAGGGAAGCGCTTTCACCATCACTTTTCAGGCCAGCAGTACGTTAATACCCAGCAATGGCTTTGTAAGTTAG
- a CDS encoding dihydroorotase, whose product MNLLIKSATVLYPGSPFYQKVADVLIKDGFIAEVAESINADVDVFDAAGSYIAPGFFDLNCNMGEPGLETKEDFSTGLAAAAAGGFTGLALMPDTQPPIHSKTEVEYVLNTTRNKLVDVYPLGTISYKREGKDLAEMYDMYRSGAKAFTDGNSPVKDAGLMERALLYAQGFDALIFSYPEDVAIAGKAKVHEGVVSTLLGMKGIPSLAEELMIARDLYLAEYTGSPIHFSTITTTRSVELIREAKRKGLRVTCDVAAHHLVLTDEALLGFDSQYKVKPPLRTQSDIDALLQGLKDGTIDAIVSQHTPQEKELKEVEFEIAAFGIVGLQTAFSLALQAGLSAELIVEKMAINPRKVLNVQTPDLTTNKPANLVVFNTGQSWTFDKQSNHSKSCNSPFFGQNLKGKILLTCNNKQVFTN is encoded by the coding sequence ATGAATCTGCTCATCAAATCTGCCACTGTTCTGTACCCCGGCTCGCCATTCTACCAAAAAGTTGCTGATGTTTTAATTAAAGATGGCTTTATTGCCGAGGTGGCCGAAAGCATAAATGCGGATGTTGATGTGTTTGATGCAGCAGGCAGTTACATAGCGCCCGGCTTTTTTGATTTAAACTGCAACATGGGTGAACCTGGTCTGGAAACTAAGGAAGATTTTAGTACAGGCCTTGCAGCCGCAGCGGCCGGAGGTTTCACCGGTTTAGCACTCATGCCCGATACGCAACCACCTATTCACTCCAAAACCGAGGTAGAATATGTTTTAAACACCACCCGCAATAAACTGGTAGATGTGTATCCGCTGGGCACGATATCTTATAAGCGCGAGGGTAAGGATTTAGCCGAGATGTATGATATGTACCGTAGCGGTGCCAAAGCCTTTACCGATGGCAATAGTCCGGTTAAAGATGCCGGATTAATGGAACGTGCTTTATTATATGCCCAGGGTTTTGATGCGCTGATATTTTCTTATCCCGAGGATGTAGCTATAGCCGGTAAGGCAAAAGTACACGAGGGGGTAGTAAGTACGCTTTTAGGTATGAAAGGCATTCCCTCACTGGCCGAAGAACTGATGATAGCCCGTGATCTGTACCTGGCTGAATATACCGGATCGCCTATACACTTTAGTACCATAACCACTACTCGTTCCGTAGAGCTTATACGCGAAGCTAAGCGTAAGGGCCTCCGTGTAACCTGCGATGTGGCCGCACATCATCTGGTACTAACCGATGAGGCGCTGCTGGGCTTTGACAGCCAGTATAAGGTAAAACCGCCACTGCGTACACAAAGCGATATTGACGCCCTTTTACAAGGATTGAAAGATGGCACTATTGATGCCATCGTATCGCAGCATACACCCCAGGAAAAAGAACTTAAAGAAGTTGAATTTGAAATTGCCGCTTTCGGGATTGTTGGGTTGCAAACTGCATTCTCGCTGGCTTTACAAGCGGGCCTTTCTGCTGAGCTGATTGTAGAAAAAATGGCCATCAACCCACGTAAGGTTTTAAACGTACAAACGCCTGATTTAACCACTAACAAGCCAGCAAATCTGGTTGTTTTTAATACCGGTCAGAGCTGGACTTTTGATAAGCAAAGTAACCATTCAAAATCATGTAACTCCCCGTTTTTTGGGCAGAACTTAAAAGGTAAAATACTGTTAACTTGTAACAACAAACAAGTATTTACAAACTAA
- the rseP gene encoding RIP metalloprotease RseP: MDIVIMVGQLILGLSILVILHEFGHFIAARAFGIKVEKFYLFFDAWNFSLFKFNYKGVEYGMGWLPLGGYVKIAGMIDESMDTEQMAGPPQPWEFRSKPAWQRLIVMLGGIFVNIVLGILIFWVLTIKYGETYIPNESLKYGIVPGSIGKGIGLKAGDKVVALNGQKVDRFEDLVSSKVLMGNSVLTVERNNQTLNIKVPGNILNDVSDLGIEQFISRMPRTTFRVDSVVAGSNAQKAGLKPGDSVLAVNGTPVRFYDEFQAQLMQYKNKPVGLTVKRNEATLPLTAQVNKDGMLGFKDGRFGIRVKTDLPEEKTLKFGFFGSLPVGASKAWGTFSDNAKGLGKVFTGQVKANKALSSPIGIARLFGSQVDWLRFWSLVGLLSMALALMNLLPIPALDGGHALFLIIEMIKGKPLSDKFLERAQMVGFVILITLMVFVFGNDIFKIIKK, translated from the coding sequence ATGGATATAGTGATAATGGTAGGCCAGTTGATACTGGGCCTTTCTATCTTGGTTATTTTGCATGAGTTTGGTCACTTTATAGCGGCCCGTGCCTTCGGCATAAAAGTTGAAAAATTTTACCTGTTTTTTGATGCCTGGAACTTTAGCCTGTTTAAATTCAATTACAAAGGCGTAGAGTATGGCATGGGTTGGCTGCCGCTGGGTGGCTACGTTAAAATTGCCGGTATGATTGATGAATCAATGGATACTGAGCAGATGGCTGGTCCGCCGCAGCCTTGGGAGTTTCGTTCCAAACCGGCCTGGCAGCGTTTAATTGTAATGCTGGGCGGTATTTTTGTGAACATTGTACTCGGTATATTAATTTTTTGGGTACTAACCATTAAGTACGGCGAAACTTATATTCCTAACGAAAGCTTAAAATACGGTATAGTACCTGGCAGTATTGGAAAAGGGATTGGCCTTAAAGCCGGCGACAAAGTTGTTGCTCTTAACGGGCAAAAAGTTGATCGTTTCGAAGACCTCGTAAGCTCAAAAGTATTAATGGGAAACAGCGTTTTAACAGTAGAGCGTAACAACCAAACATTAAACATAAAAGTGCCCGGCAATATCCTTAATGATGTTTCGGATTTGGGCATCGAGCAATTTATTAGCCGTATGCCGCGTACCACTTTCCGGGTAGATTCGGTAGTGGCAGGTAGCAATGCACAAAAGGCTGGCTTAAAACCAGGCGACAGCGTGCTAGCTGTAAACGGTACTCCAGTACGCTTTTATGATGAGTTTCAGGCGCAGTTAATGCAGTATAAAAATAAGCCGGTTGGCTTAACTGTAAAACGCAATGAAGCTACCTTACCACTAACTGCACAGGTAAACAAGGATGGCATGCTTGGTTTTAAAGACGGTCGCTTCGGCATCCGTGTAAAAACCGACTTACCAGAGGAAAAAACATTAAAATTTGGTTTCTTTGGCTCGCTGCCTGTTGGTGCGTCAAAAGCCTGGGGCACCTTTAGCGATAATGCAAAAGGCCTTGGTAAAGTATTTACCGGGCAGGTAAAGGCAAATAAAGCACTATCAAGCCCAATTGGCATTGCCCGTTTATTTGGCAGCCAGGTTGACTGGTTACGTTTTTGGAGCCTGGTAGGATTATTGTCAATGGCTTTGGCTTTGATGAATCTGCTGCCAATCCCGGCGCTGGATGGTGGTCATGCGCTGTTTCTTATCATTGAAATGATTAAAGGCAAACCGCTAAGTGATAAATTTTTAGAGCGTGCGCAAATGGTAGGGTTTGTAATATTAATTACCTTAATGGTTTTTGTATTTGGTAACGATATTTTTAAGATCATTAAAAAGTAG
- a CDS encoding BatA and WFA domain-containing protein yields the protein MHFVYPAFLFALITLAIPVLVHLFNFRRYKKVNFSNVQFLKDIKEQQSSRRNLRERLILLSRLLALGFLVLAFAKPYLPSQNTIPPGQQQAVSVFIDNSYSMQTLNPEGSLLDEAKRRAKEIAAAYAINDRFQILTQDFEGKHQRLLNRQEFNDAVDAVKISAQSRNLQQIISRQLSLLQTQPGSLQQAYVISDFQAKATGLATLKPDTGTKVNLIQIKANTLPNIAVDSVWLVSAVHRPGETEKLVVKLHNYAAEDASGIPLKLLVNGMQKALASYDVKARAIRQDTLTFSGLQSGWQQAQIQLQDNPVTFDNQFYFSFNVKDKLPVLLVNGGQPNAYLRAAFSSDNFFSPVFTNEGSVNYSRLSAYPLIVISDVKSISSGLAQQLKSYVSKGGTLAVFPADGADLVSYQSLLQPAGAAFPQKLLTEATRVSSLNIQNALFKTVFEDVPRSPDLPIVKKYYQLSAATQTRRESLMDLPGGQPFWSGYKSGSGKIYVSAVPLQEDYSNLPRHALLLPILFRMALLSGHDQPLFYTLGNDAVIETVPLQVGEKQILKLTKDNQTIIPDARQQEGTTLLYLADQLQQPGNYQLSKQDSLAAIIAFNNNKLESDLTYMDKSALIGLLPKGSEVWQPGKGSMSNTVTDTNFGLQLWKLCIILALIFVAGEILLVRLYKTGKQQQSSPA from the coding sequence ATGCATTTTGTCTACCCTGCTTTTCTGTTTGCGCTTATAACACTGGCTATTCCGGTGCTAGTGCATTTGTTCAATTTTAGGCGGTATAAAAAGGTTAATTTCAGTAATGTTCAGTTTCTTAAAGACATTAAGGAACAACAGTCGTCGCGCCGTAACCTGCGCGAGCGGCTCATACTGCTTAGCCGCTTATTGGCACTTGGTTTTTTAGTGCTGGCCTTTGCCAAGCCGTATTTGCCAAGCCAAAATACCATTCCTCCCGGGCAGCAACAGGCAGTTAGTGTATTTATCGACAACTCCTATTCTATGCAAACCCTTAACCCTGAGGGAAGCTTGCTTGATGAAGCAAAGCGCAGAGCTAAAGAAATAGCTGCGGCGTATGCTATAAATGATCGCTTTCAAATCCTCACGCAAGATTTTGAGGGTAAACACCAGCGACTACTCAACCGTCAGGAATTTAACGATGCGGTTGATGCAGTTAAAATAAGTGCGCAAAGCCGTAACCTGCAGCAAATAATTTCGCGTCAGCTCAGCCTTTTACAAACGCAACCGGGCAGTTTACAACAAGCTTATGTAATATCTGATTTTCAGGCAAAAGCAACCGGATTGGCCACACTTAAGCCGGATACAGGAACCAAGGTTAATCTTATCCAGATAAAGGCCAACACCTTGCCCAACATCGCAGTAGATTCTGTTTGGCTGGTTAGCGCCGTGCACCGCCCCGGCGAAACTGAAAAGCTGGTAGTTAAACTGCACAATTATGCTGCCGAAGATGCCAGTGGCATTCCTCTCAAACTGCTGGTTAATGGTATGCAGAAAGCCTTGGCAAGTTATGATGTGAAAGCTCGTGCTATCCGCCAGGACACGCTTACCTTTTCGGGCTTGCAAAGTGGCTGGCAACAAGCACAGATACAGCTGCAGGATAACCCGGTGACATTTGACAACCAGTTTTACTTTAGCTTTAACGTAAAAGATAAATTGCCGGTACTGCTCGTTAACGGCGGACAGCCCAATGCTTACCTGCGTGCTGCATTTAGCTCTGATAACTTTTTTTCGCCCGTGTTTACTAATGAAGGTAGTGTAAACTACAGCCGGTTAAGTGCCTATCCGCTCATTGTAATCAGTGATGTTAAATCCATCTCAAGCGGTTTGGCCCAGCAACTAAAAAGTTATGTAAGCAAAGGTGGTACACTGGCTGTTTTCCCGGCCGATGGGGCCGATCTTGTAAGTTACCAGTCATTGCTGCAACCGGCGGGGGCCGCTTTTCCCCAGAAACTGCTAACCGAGGCAACGCGTGTAAGCAGTTTAAATATACAAAACGCGTTATTTAAAACCGTTTTTGAAGACGTGCCACGCAGTCCGGATCTGCCTATCGTTAAAAAGTACTATCAACTAAGTGCCGCTACGCAAACCCGAAGGGAAAGTTTAATGGATTTACCCGGCGGGCAACCGTTTTGGAGTGGTTATAAAAGCGGTAGTGGCAAAATATACGTATCGGCCGTGCCTTTACAGGAAGACTATAGCAATCTGCCAAGGCATGCGTTATTGCTTCCTATATTGTTTAGAATGGCGCTGTTAAGCGGACATGACCAGCCCTTGTTTTACACGCTTGGCAACGATGCCGTTATTGAAACGGTACCCTTGCAAGTTGGCGAGAAACAGATCTTGAAACTTACAAAAGACAATCAGACAATTATACCGGATGCACGCCAGCAGGAAGGCACTACATTGCTATACCTTGCCGATCAGCTGCAGCAACCTGGTAATTATCAGCTTAGTAAGCAGGATAGTCTGGCGGCCATCATTGCTTTCAATAACAATAAGCTGGAGTCGGATTTGACGTATATGGACAAGTCGGCGTTAATAGGACTGCTACCAAAAGGCAGCGAAGTATGGCAGCCTGGTAAGGGTTCAATGAGCAATACGGTTACCGATACAAATTTTGGCCTGCAATTATGGAAACTTTGTATAATTTTGGCACTGATTTTTGTGGCTGGCGAAATACTGCTTGTTCGCTTATATAAAACAGGTAAACAACAGCAAAGCAGCCCAGCCTAA